In Nitrospirota bacterium, a single genomic region encodes these proteins:
- a CDS encoding cupredoxin domain-containing protein, with protein sequence MKYIKYLVVSLVVLLSFSIAAFAEEAGPKVKSEVKSAMTPTAEVAQHEHAMGKEKRVVATVDADGVQRVEVIGGEYYFDPNYIVVKVNKPVELTVRKAPGYIPHDMVVKAPEAGIDFKVDLDAKKTDIVKFTPTKIGKYEMFCDKKMLFFKSHKDKGMDGMIEVVE encoded by the coding sequence ATGAAGTATATCAAGTATTTAGTTGTATCGCTGGTTGTATTGCTTTCATTCAGCATTGCCGCATTCGCCGAGGAGGCCGGGCCTAAGGTGAAATCTGAAGTCAAATCAGCAATGACGCCGACTGCGGAGGTAGCGCAGCATGAACATGCGATGGGGAAGGAAAAGCGCGTGGTCGCTACCGTGGACGCGGATGGTGTGCAGCGAGTAGAGGTCATCGGCGGTGAATACTATTTTGATCCGAACTACATTGTGGTGAAGGTGAACAAACCGGTCGAGCTGACGGTCAGGAAAGCGCCGGGATATATCCCGCACGATATGGTAGTGAAAGCGCCGGAAGCAGGAATCGACTTTAAAGTGGATCTCGATGCTAAAAAAACGGATATCGTCAAATTTACTCCGACAAAAATCGGGAAGTACGAAATGTTCTGCGACAAAAAAATGTTGTTCTTCAAGAGCCATAAAGACAAGGGCATGGATGGTATGATAGAAGTGGTGGAGTAG
- a CDS encoding response regulator encodes MTTKKILIVDDEPDIVELISYNLKKEGFHISTALDGEEALKKVRAGHLDLIILDLMLPGIHGMELCRILRNNPKTAHVPIIMLTASGEESDKVRGLETGADDYMTKPFSPRELIARVKAVLRRSRERTTEDKTIQLGDLTIDLETFSVSKGGAPLNLSATEFKLLLYLVQRRGRVFSRDQLLDAVWKEEAFVESRTIDVHIRRLRTRIEDDPSNPRYLKTRRGVGYYVETE; translated from the coding sequence ATGACCACAAAAAAGATACTTATCGTCGATGACGAGCCTGACATTGTGGAACTCATCTCGTACAACCTGAAAAAAGAGGGTTTTCACATCTCCACGGCGTTGGACGGCGAAGAGGCGCTCAAGAAGGTGCGTGCGGGTCATCTCGACCTCATCATTCTTGACCTCATGCTGCCCGGCATCCATGGCATGGAGCTTTGCCGTATCCTGAGAAATAATCCGAAGACCGCGCACGTGCCCATCATCATGCTGACTGCCAGCGGCGAGGAGTCGGACAAGGTCCGCGGCCTCGAGACCGGCGCCGACGATTACATGACAAAACCGTTCAGTCCCCGGGAACTCATCGCGCGCGTGAAGGCGGTCCTGCGCAGATCGAGAGAGCGGACAACGGAGGACAAAACGATCCAGCTCGGCGATCTGACGATCGACCTTGAGACCTTCTCCGTCTCCAAAGGCGGCGCTCCGCTCAACCTGAGCGCGACGGAATTCAAGCTCCTGCTCTATCTCGTCCAGCGGAGAGGGCGGGTCTTCAGCCGCGACCAGCTCCTTGATGCGGTATGGAAGGAAGAGGCCTTCGTCGAGTCCCGTACCATTGATGTGCACATCAGGAGGCTCCGCACGCGGATCGAAGATGACCCGTCCAATCCCCGCTATCTCAAGACACGGCGGGGAGTCGGCTATTACGTGGAGACCGAATGA
- a CDS encoding ATP-binding protein: protein MNRGVFKRIFILYAVLILLAFLFVEVTIASAIREHYLAGLKQNLSVQASLIADSISFDTRRSIDVQCKQLKEKTGARVTVIELDGRVIGDSDSSSSTMENHAHRPEIQQAALNGAGMFIRSSDTLKQDFLYVAHRVDSGKTPRGYIRLSVPLQDVDHAVNAARLNILLIVGFVLAATGLFSLWQFEYLRRLTREINDFARSLVPRGIGNKLHLKDAGEFSDIADSLNAMSMELKTVIGEHEEERKRLNEILRSIPDALIIMDSNGVVLLSSAASGNFFGDTPLMGRPFIQVVRNSEFFSLLDEVRTSRKAGVSEFKIEYPAERYCIVRISPLFHDRDVLTGFVAIFHDITELKKMEQVRKDFVANASHEIKTPITAIKGFADTLLEGALDDKEHAVKFLKSIQSNSERINSLVDDLMTISKIEMGVVKIDKASLGFVEVAKAVQELLKEKAGAKNLSLKIFINPDMNEIVADRDRLTQIVTNLVENGIKFTDQGGVTFGMDKENGKAVIFVEDTGIGIPKQHLSRIGERFYRVDAGRSRQMGGTGLGLAIVKHLVKAHGWDMQIESTLGKGTKVKIFVV from the coding sequence ATGAACCGCGGGGTCTTTAAACGAATATTCATCCTCTATGCCGTCCTTATTCTTCTGGCGTTCCTCTTCGTTGAAGTCACCATCGCCAGCGCCATTCGCGAACATTACCTTGCCGGTCTGAAGCAGAACCTTTCCGTTCAGGCATCCCTGATCGCTGACAGCATATCGTTCGACACCAGACGCAGCATCGACGTCCAGTGCAAACAGCTGAAAGAAAAGACCGGCGCGCGCGTCACGGTCATCGAGCTCGACGGCCGGGTCATCGGCGATTCTGACAGCAGTTCATCGACCATGGAGAATCACGCTCACCGGCCTGAAATCCAGCAGGCGGCGCTGAATGGCGCAGGAATGTTTATTCGCAGCAGCGACACGCTGAAGCAGGATTTCCTGTATGTTGCCCACCGGGTGGATTCCGGGAAAACGCCGCGCGGGTATATCCGGCTGAGCGTCCCGCTTCAGGATGTCGATCATGCAGTGAATGCGGCCCGGCTGAACATTCTCCTCATAGTCGGATTCGTCCTCGCGGCTACGGGGCTGTTCTCGCTCTGGCAATTTGAATACCTGCGGAGGCTGACCCGTGAGATCAATGACTTTGCCAGATCGCTCGTCCCCCGTGGCATTGGAAATAAATTACATTTAAAAGACGCCGGCGAGTTCAGCGATATCGCCGACAGCCTGAACGCCATGTCGATGGAATTGAAGACGGTCATCGGGGAACACGAAGAAGAGCGGAAAAGGCTCAACGAGATACTGAGGAGCATCCCCGATGCGCTGATCATCATGGACAGCAACGGGGTTGTCCTTCTGTCAAGCGCCGCATCAGGGAATTTCTTTGGAGATACCCCCCTCATGGGCAGACCGTTCATCCAGGTTGTCCGGAACAGCGAATTCTTTTCGCTCCTTGATGAGGTCCGGACCAGCAGAAAGGCAGGTGTCTCCGAGTTCAAGATCGAATACCCCGCTGAACGATACTGCATCGTCCGGATATCTCCTCTTTTTCATGACAGGGATGTGCTGACAGGCTTTGTCGCCATTTTCCATGACATCACCGAGCTCAAAAAAATGGAACAGGTCAGAAAAGATTTTGTCGCCAACGCCTCCCATGAGATCAAGACACCGATCACCGCCATCAAAGGTTTCGCGGACACGCTCCTGGAAGGCGCTCTGGACGACAAGGAACATGCCGTTAAATTCCTCAAATCAATTCAGTCCAACAGCGAACGGATCAATAGCCTCGTCGACGACCTCATGACCATCTCCAAAATAGAGATGGGGGTCGTCAAGATCGACAAAGCATCTCTTGGGTTTGTCGAGGTTGCGAAAGCGGTGCAGGAGCTCCTCAAGGAAAAGGCCGGGGCAAAGAATCTTTCACTGAAGATCTTCATCAACCCGGATATGAATGAGATCGTTGCCGATCGCGACCGCCTTACGCAGATAGTGACGAACCTTGTCGAGAACGGCATAAAGTTTACCGATCAGGGCGGTGTAACCTTCGGTATGGATAAGGAGAACGGCAAGGCGGTCATCTTTGTTGAAGATACGGGCATCGGAATCCCCAAACAGCACCTCTCACGTATCGGCGAACGGTTCTACCGCGTTGATGCCGGTCGTTCAAGGCAGATGGGCGGCACCGGCCTCGGTCTTGCCATCGTGAAACATCTGGTGAAAGCGCACGGATGGGATATGCAGATAGAAAGTACCCTTGGAAAAGGGACGAAAGTGAAGATCTTTGTGGTGTAA
- a CDS encoding DUF3047 domain-containing protein — translation MSFTIMFNSALFFMLIFAPLVRAEDRIVIADFSSSIGAPGVPAGWQLKEKSGKADFAVVKDGDIAAGRFRSANTSFSLQKEVKVDLKQFPWLTWKWKITKLPAGGDFRKSKTDDQAAQLFVAFSKTKAIVYIWDTTAPAGLMENTSPVPFMTVKVVVVRSGPAELGKWITETRNVYDDYKKLYGSEPPAVNGIRLQTNSQHTGTSGEGYFADVMFNRK, via the coding sequence ATGTCTTTCACAATAATGTTTAACAGTGCTCTGTTTTTCATGCTCATTTTTGCTCCACTGGTGCGGGCCGAAGACCGGATCGTGATCGCGGACTTCTCCTCCAGTATCGGCGCGCCGGGGGTCCCGGCGGGGTGGCAGCTCAAGGAAAAATCCGGCAAGGCGGACTTTGCCGTGGTCAAGGACGGTGATATAGCCGCGGGCAGGTTCCGGAGCGCCAACACGTCCTTCTCGCTCCAGAAAGAGGTGAAGGTGGACCTCAAACAATTTCCCTGGCTTACGTGGAAATGGAAAATAACCAAACTGCCCGCGGGCGGTGACTTCAGGAAGTCGAAGACCGATGACCAGGCGGCCCAACTCTTTGTGGCGTTTTCCAAGACCAAGGCGATCGTGTACATCTGGGACACAACAGCGCCCGCCGGGCTTATGGAGAACACGTCTCCGGTCCCCTTTATGACGGTCAAGGTCGTGGTGGTGCGTTCAGGCCCGGCTGAATTGGGGAAATGGATCACCGAGACCCGGAACGTATATGATGATTACAAAAAACTCTACGGTTCCGAGCCTCCGGCAGTGAACGGGATCAGGCTCCAGACAAATTCACAGCATACCGGGACATCGGGTGAAGGCTATTTTGCGGATGTGATGTTCAACAGGAAGTAG
- a CDS encoding DUF742 domain-containing protein, giving the protein MAENNINGTTRLMDEKELCRHIRAIDKLVHELDLPVDVVDQSYREILSDLQKSTNAKAFLPMLVSRSLKNRLRCQKEQQ; this is encoded by the coding sequence ATGGCTGAAAACAACATCAATGGAACCACTCGGCTGATGGATGAAAAAGAACTATGCCGGCACATCCGTGCGATTGATAAGCTCGTGCATGAGCTGGATTTGCCTGTCGACGTGGTAGACCAGTCGTACCGGGAAATCCTGTCCGATTTGCAAAAGAGCACTAACGCGAAGGCTTTTTTGCCCATGCTGGTCAGCCGGAGCTTAAAAAATCGGCTGCGTTGCCAAAAAGAACAACAGTAA
- a CDS encoding porin: MKKVLAALAVIAVSSFGSIGFAAEGEAPVVKGTIEVYGAAKLSVDMITTDARTAGSDNSLTKVSTNSSRLGFKGKEELSDNLSAVMQIELGINYDGSQTSTVASVSSATTNTTTGATTVNTKSASIDKITYRNSYAGLSSKTFGMLLFGIHDTPYKVSTGSLDAFGDTMGDYNAIMGNVNGTSDFDLRSKDTIMYTSPKVGGVQIMAQISTTGQESDTSTVGNKSEHSFAASYSGGPVYVALANEVHKNGYGSLDKLGYNIEGTKLGAGVTLGGTKVGLVYEALKDGVSDSKNTRNALYIAASQKLGDETIKIAYGKADDGKDPNTKTGATLTTVGVDHSFSKRTTAYVLYAKTNNDAAAAYGLGQSGAGGAYTPKAGESPSVIAFGLNHSF, from the coding sequence ATGAAAAAGGTTTTAGCGGCTCTGGCAGTAATTGCGGTAAGTAGTTTCGGCTCCATCGGTTTTGCAGCAGAAGGTGAAGCACCGGTTGTGAAGGGCACTATAGAAGTCTATGGTGCGGCAAAACTCTCGGTTGATATGATCACCACTGACGCCAGGACAGCGGGATCGGACAACAGCCTGACGAAGGTTTCAACGAACTCATCGCGCCTCGGATTTAAAGGAAAGGAAGAACTGAGCGACAACCTGAGCGCTGTCATGCAGATCGAGCTGGGGATCAACTACGACGGCTCGCAGACCTCGACGGTAGCATCCGTTTCGTCAGCCACGACGAACACTACTACCGGCGCGACGACCGTGAATACAAAATCGGCGAGCATCGATAAGATTACGTACCGAAACTCCTACGCCGGGCTCTCAAGCAAGACCTTCGGGATGCTTCTCTTTGGCATCCACGACACACCGTACAAGGTGTCGACCGGTTCTCTGGATGCGTTTGGCGACACCATGGGCGATTATAACGCCATTATGGGCAATGTGAACGGCACCTCCGATTTCGACCTGCGTTCAAAAGACACGATCATGTACACCTCTCCCAAAGTCGGTGGAGTCCAGATCATGGCGCAGATCAGCACGACCGGTCAGGAGTCCGATACCAGCACTGTTGGAAACAAATCAGAACATTCCTTTGCAGCGTCCTACAGCGGAGGGCCGGTGTATGTCGCGCTGGCAAATGAGGTTCATAAAAATGGGTATGGAAGCTTGGACAAACTGGGTTACAATATCGAGGGAACAAAATTAGGCGCGGGTGTTACTCTTGGAGGCACCAAGGTCGGGCTGGTTTATGAGGCACTGAAGGACGGGGTTTCGGATTCCAAAAACACGCGGAACGCGCTGTACATCGCGGCGAGCCAGAAGCTCGGTGATGAAACCATCAAGATCGCTTACGGAAAAGCCGATGACGGAAAAGACCCGAATACGAAGACGGGGGCGACCTTGACGACTGTCGGTGTAGACCACTCCTTCTCCAAACGCACGACCGCCTACGTTCTGTATGCCAAGACAAATAATGATGCGGCTGCCGCCTATGGCCTCGGCCAGAGCGGCGCGGGCGGGGCATATACACCCAAGGCCGGTGAGAGCCCGTCCGTAATTGCCTTTGGTTTGAATCACAGTTTTTAA
- a CDS encoding phosphate-starvation-inducible PsiE family protein: MKYFTKIVDSMIKFMIPIVIIALLMGIARVILDLRAVFGSQTLAAAFDMIVTNILSMFIVIELLRSLIEYFTVHRLKITFITDAALVFVLREIMVGLYQHMLEAGMIMALAALILVIGGIRTLAVVYSPEKCTDTRELNHA; this comes from the coding sequence ATGAAATACTTCACCAAGATAGTCGACAGTATGATCAAATTCATGATCCCGATCGTGATCATCGCCCTTTTGATGGGGATCGCTCGGGTAATTCTCGACCTTCGCGCAGTGTTCGGAAGCCAGACGCTGGCGGCCGCCTTTGACATGATCGTAACAAATATTCTTTCCATGTTCATCGTGATCGAACTGCTCAGGAGCCTCATCGAATACTTCACCGTGCACCGGCTCAAGATCACGTTTATCACCGACGCGGCGCTGGTCTTTGTTCTGCGCGAGATCATGGTCGGGCTTTATCAGCATATGCTGGAGGCTGGAATGATCATGGCGCTCGCGGCCCTGATCCTGGTGATCGGCGGCATCAGGACGCTTGCCGTTGTATATTCACCGGAAAAATGCACTGATACAAGGGAGCTAAACCATGCATAA